The Prosthecobacter sp. SYSU 5D2 genome has a window encoding:
- the hisD gene encoding histidinol dehydrogenase yields the protein MKIIRHTDPTWQETAAALNRRAEASDAVQEVVSGVIKEVRSRGNAAVLDFTERFDGVRLTPESLAISPDELAGAWNVTDAKLKDALIASHRNVYSFAKKSLRQNWSGSNEQGAEVGEVYHPFERVGCYVPGGSAPLVSTAIMTVTLASAAGVPEIVVCTPCGKDGQVNPGLLAALKLAGATEVYKIGGAQAIAAMAYGTETIRPVTKIFGPGNSYVVEAKRQAFGVVSIDLLPGPSEVLILADKSGNPSFIAADILAQAEHGKDSQAGFITDDAGLLEKVAAEVDRQCAKLSRQEQLKPVLDKGVFLLLAPTMEEGAALVNAYAPEHLTLITEREGDILPLIRTAGAIFLGNDSPVAVGDFLAGPSHTLPTGGAGKSFPGLTVDMFQRRTSIIRLDKASVTQSEPIVRAFAAVEGLDAHGESVAIRAR from the coding sequence ATGAAGATCATTCGCCACACCGACCCCACCTGGCAGGAGACCGCTGCCGCCCTGAACCGCCGTGCTGAGGCGAGTGATGCTGTGCAGGAGGTCGTGTCCGGGGTGATCAAAGAGGTGCGCAGCCGGGGCAATGCTGCGGTTCTGGACTTCACCGAGCGTTTTGACGGGGTCCGCCTGACGCCGGAAAGCCTGGCCATCTCCCCGGATGAGCTGGCCGGGGCCTGGAATGTGACGGACGCTAAGCTGAAGGACGCGCTCATTGCCTCCCATCGAAACGTGTACTCCTTTGCCAAAAAAAGCCTCCGCCAAAACTGGTCCGGCAGCAATGAGCAGGGGGCGGAGGTGGGAGAGGTTTATCACCCTTTTGAGCGTGTAGGCTGCTACGTGCCGGGCGGCTCCGCGCCCTTGGTTTCCACGGCCATCATGACTGTCACGCTGGCCTCCGCCGCTGGAGTGCCGGAGATCGTCGTCTGCACACCCTGTGGCAAGGATGGCCAGGTGAATCCCGGCCTGCTGGCCGCGCTGAAGCTGGCTGGTGCCACGGAGGTGTATAAAATCGGCGGTGCCCAGGCCATCGCCGCCATGGCTTATGGCACGGAGACCATCCGCCCGGTGACCAAGATCTTCGGCCCGGGCAACAGCTATGTCGTGGAGGCCAAACGCCAGGCTTTTGGCGTCGTTTCCATTGATCTCCTGCCCGGCCCCAGCGAGGTGCTGATCCTGGCGGACAAGTCCGGCAATCCTTCCTTCATCGCCGCTGACATCCTGGCCCAGGCCGAGCATGGCAAGGACAGCCAGGCCGGGTTCATCACCGATGATGCCGGCCTGCTGGAAAAGGTGGCTGCCGAGGTGGACCGCCAGTGCGCCAAGCTGAGCCGCCAGGAGCAATTGAAACCTGTTTTGGACAAAGGCGTCTTCCTCCTCCTGGCCCCCACGATGGAGGAAGGGGCCGCTTTGGTGAATGCCTATGCGCCGGAGCACTTAACTCTCATCACTGAGCGGGAAGGGGACATCTTGCCCCTCATCCGCACCGCCGGGGCCATCTTCCTGGGCAATGACTCCCCTGTGGCTGTGGGGGATTTCCTAGCCGGTCCCAGCCATACCCTGCCCACGGGCGGTGCGGGCAAATCTTTCCCCGGCCTCACCGTGGACATGTTCCAGCGCCGCACCAGCATCATCCGCCTGGACAAAGCCAGCGTCACCCAGTCCGAGCCCATCGTGCGTGCCTTTGCCGCTGTCGAAGGTCTGGATGCCCATGGTGAATCCGTGGCGATTCGGGCGCGGTAG
- the nrdR gene encoding transcriptional regulator NrdR — translation MRCPKCGSSQDKVIDSREAREGHAIRRRRECMKCSFRFTTYEIVEREELRVVKRNGARQSFDREKLMSGLRKACEKRPVKMEQLEQLADDIANELEEEGYREIPSTVIGAKVMRRLEAIDHVAYVRYASVYRQFEDVGEFIDEIKSLDSRRGRDTSQEELFH, via the coding sequence ATGCGCTGTCCCAAATGCGGTAGCTCCCAAGACAAGGTCATTGACTCCCGCGAAGCACGCGAGGGCCACGCCATCCGTCGCCGCCGCGAGTGCATGAAATGCAGCTTCCGTTTCACGACCTATGAAATCGTGGAGCGTGAAGAGTTGCGGGTGGTGAAGCGCAATGGCGCGCGCCAGAGCTTCGACCGGGAAAAGCTGATGTCCGGCCTGCGCAAGGCCTGTGAAAAACGCCCGGTCAAGATGGAGCAGCTGGAGCAGCTAGCGGATGACATCGCCAATGAGCTGGAGGAAGAAGGCTACCGGGAGATCCCCTCCACCGTCATCGGCGCCAAGGTGATGCGCCGCCTGGAGGCCATTGATCACGTGGCCTATGTGCGATATGCCTCCGTTTATCGCCAGTTTGAAGATGTGGGTGAATTCATTGATGAGATCAAGTCACTGGACAGCCGCCGAGGGCGGGATACCAGCCAGGAAGAGCTGTTTCATTGA
- a CDS encoding transglutaminase family protein, producing the protein MRTLLCLFLLALPVAAAPTKSVEEIAAEIKPSVVKVMQVGRDGMDGLGAGFVVSEDGLIATNMHVIGEARRLEVEMANGDKHEVVEVTATDAHWDLALLRVAKKGLKPLPLADSETIRQGQPIVAMGNPAGLAFSVVDGVVSEYPDVVNDITMIRLAVPIEKGNSGGPLLDRQGQVLGILTLKSARTENLGFAMPVNELKRLIEKPNPVPMSRWLTIGVLNPKLWKPLLGARWTQHAGIIKAATPGAGFGGRSLCLWSPETPAETFEVAVNVKMEEESGAAGLVFCSDGGDAHYGFYPSAGKLRLTRFEGADVYSWTILADVATEAYRPNDWNHLRVRVDPEQITCWVNGQRVLVQDDDGLRGGKAGLCKFRNTVAEFRGFRVGTDLAEKPVPKALAASIQSAMDAFTQKGAAKKDTLKQLVEKPAASRRLLVEKRRQLEQEATALRELEQDLHRHAVTQELAAELAKPEDKIDLIRATLLLARHDNPEVEIGQYLQSFARMVDDLKKDPEIIKGTLPAVKRLNRYLFEEGGFHGSRHDYSSKSNSYMNELLDDREGLPITLSVLYIELASRLGVKGVHGIPLPGKFMVGYREGPEGELMLVDVFERGKTVSVMQAAMELTERGEFAEESLEPSSKRSIILRMLNNLLSTTLDDATAIKDTMPYLDLSIALDPDAAVQRINRARMKERLGQRQEAAEDVRWLTEHFPEDGPGEIRSQLMQWLESLE; encoded by the coding sequence ATGCGCACCCTTCTTTGCCTGTTCCTGCTTGCACTCCCTGTAGCCGCCGCTCCCACCAAATCGGTGGAGGAAATCGCGGCGGAGATCAAGCCCTCGGTGGTGAAGGTCATGCAGGTGGGAAGAGACGGCATGGACGGGTTGGGGGCGGGATTTGTCGTCAGTGAGGACGGCCTCATCGCCACCAACATGCATGTCATTGGCGAAGCGCGCCGTCTAGAAGTGGAAATGGCCAATGGCGACAAACACGAAGTCGTCGAAGTCACCGCCACCGATGCCCATTGGGATCTGGCGCTGCTTCGAGTGGCCAAAAAGGGCCTCAAACCGCTGCCCCTGGCCGATAGCGAAACCATCCGTCAGGGCCAGCCCATCGTTGCCATGGGAAATCCGGCGGGCCTCGCCTTCAGCGTCGTGGACGGTGTCGTGTCCGAGTATCCGGACGTGGTCAACGACATCACCATGATCCGCCTGGCCGTGCCCATTGAAAAAGGCAACAGCGGCGGCCCGTTGCTGGACCGTCAGGGGCAGGTGCTAGGCATCCTGACCCTCAAGTCCGCCCGCACGGAGAATCTGGGTTTTGCCATGCCAGTGAATGAGCTGAAGCGGCTCATTGAAAAACCCAACCCCGTGCCCATGTCCCGCTGGCTGACCATTGGGGTATTGAACCCCAAGCTCTGGAAGCCTCTGCTCGGCGCCCGCTGGACGCAGCACGCGGGCATCATCAAGGCCGCCACGCCGGGTGCTGGATTCGGCGGCCGCTCTCTCTGCCTCTGGTCACCGGAGACGCCGGCGGAGACGTTTGAGGTGGCTGTGAATGTGAAGATGGAGGAGGAATCTGGCGCTGCCGGGCTGGTCTTTTGCTCCGATGGTGGCGACGCGCATTACGGTTTTTACCCCTCCGCAGGCAAGCTCCGGCTGACCCGCTTCGAAGGGGCGGATGTGTACTCCTGGACCATCCTGGCCGATGTCGCCACGGAGGCCTATCGCCCCAACGACTGGAACCACCTGCGGGTGCGCGTGGACCCGGAGCAGATCACCTGCTGGGTGAACGGCCAGCGGGTGCTGGTGCAGGACGATGACGGCCTGCGTGGTGGCAAGGCGGGGCTATGCAAATTCCGCAACACGGTGGCCGAATTTCGCGGCTTCCGCGTCGGGACCGACCTCGCAGAGAAACCTGTTCCCAAAGCCCTCGCCGCTAGCATTCAGTCTGCCATGGATGCCTTTACCCAAAAGGGTGCGGCTAAAAAAGACACCCTCAAGCAACTGGTGGAGAAGCCCGCCGCCAGCCGCCGCCTCCTGGTGGAAAAACGCCGCCAGCTGGAGCAGGAAGCCACCGCCCTGCGCGAGCTGGAGCAGGACCTCCACCGCCACGCAGTGACCCAGGAACTGGCTGCCGAACTGGCCAAACCGGAAGACAAAATTGACCTCATCCGCGCCACCCTTTTGCTGGCCCGGCATGACAACCCCGAAGTGGAAATCGGCCAGTATTTGCAAAGCTTCGCCCGCATGGTGGACGACCTGAAAAAGGACCCCGAAATCATCAAAGGCACCTTGCCCGCTGTGAAGCGGCTGAACCGCTACCTCTTTGAAGAAGGCGGCTTCCACGGCAGCCGGCATGATTACAGCAGCAAGTCCAACAGTTACATGAATGAGCTGCTGGACGACCGCGAAGGCCTGCCCATCACCCTTTCCGTTCTCTACATCGAGCTCGCATCACGCCTCGGCGTGAAAGGCGTGCATGGCATCCCCCTGCCCGGAAAATTCATGGTCGGTTATCGTGAAGGCCCGGAGGGCGAGCTGATGCTGGTGGATGTCTTCGAGCGTGGCAAAACCGTCTCTGTCATGCAGGCCGCCATGGAGCTGACCGAGCGGGGCGAGTTTGCCGAAGAATCCCTCGAGCCCTCCAGCAAACGCTCCATCATCCTGCGCATGCTGAACAACCTGCTCAGCACCACCCTGGACGATGCCACCGCCATCAAGGACACCATGCCTTACCTGGACCTCTCCATCGCCCTGGACCCGGACGCCGCCGTGCAGCGCATCAACCGCGCCCGCATGAAAGAGCGCCTTGGCCAGCGGCAGGAAGCGGCCGAAGACGTCCGCTGGCTCACCGAGCACTTCCCCGAAGACGGCCCTGGTGAAATCCGCAGCCAGCTCATGCAGTGGCTGGAGTCTTTGGAGTGA
- a CDS encoding FAD:protein FMN transferase — protein MNTTLQPTIRRFALFVLMMTFPACNREKPVSLGGPTMGTTWSLQAAGGKEETRRMIQTHLDQREAVFSHWKADSPLSQFNDSQSTDWFPVPEELVAVAKATHDMSLETAGALDVTVGGAVEALGFGMLGGDGLKPGLQNRIGWGHLKWREAPPALKKDDPGLRIHVAAVVEGFVMNELVSRLKEEGLTDFLLEVGGEVVAVGHAPGGGPWQVGIQAPDGAPGETLEHIPLKDACIATSGSYRHRHEKEGRTYSHIVDPRTGRPVEHKLVSVSVIHPSCLLADGYATALMVLGPEEGRKAAARLGLRVIWLEEP, from the coding sequence ATGAACACGACTTTGCAGCCGACGATCCGCCGGTTCGCATTGTTCGTGCTGATGATGACATTCCCGGCCTGCAACCGGGAAAAGCCCGTGAGCCTGGGTGGTCCGACGATGGGCACGACCTGGAGTTTACAGGCGGCAGGCGGGAAAGAGGAGACGAGGCGGATGATTCAAACGCACCTGGACCAGCGGGAGGCGGTGTTTTCGCATTGGAAGGCGGATTCGCCCCTGTCGCAATTTAATGACAGCCAGAGCACGGACTGGTTTCCGGTACCCGAGGAACTCGTGGCTGTGGCGAAGGCAACGCATGATATGAGCCTGGAAACGGCGGGAGCGCTGGATGTTACCGTGGGGGGAGCGGTGGAGGCACTGGGGTTTGGAATGCTTGGAGGAGACGGACTAAAACCGGGACTGCAAAACAGGATTGGATGGGGGCATCTTAAGTGGCGTGAAGCACCCCCGGCGCTGAAGAAGGATGATCCGGGCCTGCGCATACATGTCGCGGCTGTGGTCGAGGGATTTGTCATGAATGAACTGGTGAGCAGGCTGAAGGAGGAGGGGCTGACGGACTTCCTCCTAGAGGTCGGCGGGGAGGTGGTGGCGGTGGGTCATGCACCGGGCGGAGGGCCGTGGCAGGTGGGTATTCAGGCCCCGGACGGAGCACCCGGGGAAACCCTGGAACATATACCTCTCAAGGATGCCTGCATCGCCACCAGCGGCAGCTACCGGCACCGGCATGAAAAAGAGGGCCGGACATATAGCCACATCGTGGACCCGCGCACTGGCCGCCCGGTGGAGCATAAGCTGGTGTCCGTCTCAGTCATTCACCCGAGCTGTCTGCTGGCGGACGGCTACGCCACGGCACTCATGGTGCTGGGTCCAGAGGAGGGGAGAAAGGCGGCAGCCAGGCTGGGCCTGCGCGTCATCTGGCTGGAGGAGCCGTGA
- the serA gene encoding phosphoglycerate dehydrogenase — protein MAQQFKILIAGNNDPISSKGIDLLKAEPSFSVEVNMDLKAEDAMIEASRDAHAIIVRSGAKVTAKVLDAAPLLKVVGRAGVGVDNIDVPVASKRGVVVMNTPGGNTISTAEQAFTLMMALSRKTPQAHATIVSGKWDRKSFQGTEVYGKTLVVLGMGRIGAEFAKRAKAFGMRVVAYDPYLSKNRAESLGVELCEDLDAAIVQADYITMHMPLTPETKHMINAKRLASLKKSCRIINCARGGLIDDAALAEALNNGTIAGAALDVFEVEPPPADYPLLKAPNTVFTPHLGASTEEAQENVGIEIAEVIKAHLLQGTVVNAVNMPNVDPKTLADLGPFLKFGELLGRLLSQFAPQRSNVVRINYSGKVGTGDTTLISRSVLKGFLERAVGAEQVNYINANGVAENLGLRTTESRVPDASEFTDLIEVQASNGTETASIAGTFFAGEPRIVKVNGRHIETRPEGTLLLIENQDRPGMIAAYSTILGKHKINIADMSLSRNKEGGTALTLLTLDSTPSQSVLGELEAIEGISRLHSVVV, from the coding sequence ATGGCCCAGCAGTTCAAGATTCTCATCGCCGGTAATAACGACCCCATTTCGAGCAAAGGCATTGATCTCCTCAAAGCGGAGCCCTCCTTTTCCGTGGAAGTGAACATGGACCTGAAGGCGGAAGACGCCATGATCGAGGCCTCCCGCGATGCCCATGCCATCATCGTCCGCAGCGGTGCCAAAGTGACCGCGAAGGTGCTGGACGCCGCACCTCTGCTGAAGGTGGTGGGCCGGGCCGGTGTGGGTGTGGATAACATTGACGTCCCCGTGGCCAGCAAGCGCGGCGTGGTGGTGATGAACACCCCCGGCGGCAACACGATCTCCACGGCTGAGCAGGCCTTCACCCTCATGATGGCCCTTTCCCGCAAGACGCCCCAGGCGCATGCGACCATCGTCAGCGGCAAATGGGACCGCAAGAGCTTCCAGGGCACGGAAGTGTATGGCAAGACCCTCGTCGTGCTCGGCATGGGCCGCATCGGCGCGGAATTCGCCAAGCGCGCGAAGGCCTTCGGCATGCGCGTGGTGGCCTATGATCCTTATCTTTCCAAAAACCGTGCCGAGAGCCTGGGCGTGGAGCTGTGTGAAGACCTGGATGCCGCCATCGTGCAGGCAGACTACATCACCATGCACATGCCGCTGACTCCGGAGACGAAGCACATGATCAATGCGAAGCGCCTGGCCTCGCTGAAAAAAAGCTGCCGCATCATCAACTGCGCCCGTGGTGGCCTGATTGACGACGCCGCCCTGGCCGAGGCCCTGAACAATGGCACCATCGCCGGAGCCGCCCTGGACGTTTTTGAAGTGGAGCCGCCCCCGGCTGACTATCCGCTGCTGAAGGCCCCGAACACGGTCTTCACTCCGCACCTGGGTGCCTCCACTGAGGAAGCTCAGGAAAATGTGGGTATCGAGATCGCTGAAGTCATCAAGGCGCACCTTCTCCAGGGCACCGTGGTGAACGCGGTGAACATGCCAAACGTGGACCCGAAGACCCTCGCCGATTTGGGCCCGTTCCTGAAATTTGGCGAGCTTTTGGGCCGCCTGCTCTCCCAGTTCGCCCCGCAGCGTTCCAATGTGGTGCGCATCAATTACAGCGGCAAAGTGGGCACCGGCGATACCACCCTCATTTCCCGTTCCGTGCTGAAAGGCTTCCTGGAGCGCGCCGTCGGGGCCGAGCAGGTAAACTACATCAACGCCAACGGCGTGGCTGAAAACCTGGGCCTGCGCACCACGGAAAGTCGCGTGCCGGATGCCAGCGAATTCACCGACCTCATCGAAGTCCAGGCCAGCAACGGCACGGAGACCGCCAGCATCGCGGGCACCTTCTTTGCCGGGGAGCCGCGCATCGTGAAGGTGAACGGCCGCCACATCGAGACCCGTCCTGAAGGTACACTGCTGCTGATTGAAAACCAGGACCGCCCCGGCATGATCGCCGCTTATTCCACCATCCTGGGCAAGCACAAGATTAACATCGCCGACATGTCCCTTAGCCGGAACAAGGAAGGTGGCACCGCGCTGACCCTCCTGACCCTGGACTCCACCCCCAGCCAGTCCGTCCTCGGCGAATTGGAGGCCATCGAAGGCATCAGCCGTCTGCATAGCGTGGTGGTGTGA
- a CDS encoding DUF1080 domain-containing protein: MKVPFFTSLLALAAMAGLRAENNVPPEGFTALFNGKDLSGWYGWGTRDPSELWAMSPEEQADYKKKSVEGGALDKKGNPAEDHINAHWSVDNGELVNDGKGLYLTTDKDYGDFELLLEYKALPLGDSGVYLRGIPQVQIWDPNEEDPKGLGRAKGSGGLWNNSSGAPGKDPSKKMDKPLGEWNSFKITMIGERVTIIFNGEKVVDNAVLENFFANKKAGYLAYVKPKEGEVAPPKPAGFMKDPAFAKGPIQLQTHGSEIRWRNVFIREISPEEANKALAADEEGFTEMVNGKDLSNWQGSVENYEMKDGAIYCKSGKGGNLLSKEEFGDCVIRTEFILPPAGNNGIALRTGLEGNAAAGGLEIQVIDSDGYNAKMAAAGKPGLKEYQYHGSIYHLIGAKHGYLRPVGEWNYQEVTVKGNHITVTLNGTKILDANLDEVDRSKLDPKQTPKGLDKKSGFIGFAGHNDPVGFRSFRVKKL, from the coding sequence ATGAAAGTACCGTTTTTTACCTCTTTGCTAGCCCTGGCCGCCATGGCCGGGTTGCGTGCTGAAAACAATGTTCCACCGGAGGGTTTCACGGCCCTTTTTAACGGCAAGGACCTCTCCGGCTGGTATGGCTGGGGCACCCGTGATCCTAGCGAGCTCTGGGCCATGTCGCCTGAGGAGCAGGCGGACTACAAAAAGAAATCTGTCGAAGGCGGTGCCTTGGACAAAAAGGGCAACCCTGCCGAAGACCACATCAACGCCCACTGGTCCGTGGACAACGGCGAGCTGGTCAATGATGGCAAAGGCCTGTACCTGACCACCGACAAGGACTACGGCGACTTTGAACTGCTGCTGGAATACAAGGCGCTGCCCCTGGGTGACAGCGGCGTTTACCTGCGCGGCATTCCCCAGGTGCAGATCTGGGATCCGAATGAAGAAGATCCCAAAGGCCTCGGCCGCGCCAAGGGCTCAGGCGGTCTCTGGAACAACAGCTCCGGAGCTCCTGGCAAGGACCCGAGCAAGAAAATGGACAAGCCGCTGGGCGAGTGGAACAGCTTCAAAATCACCATGATCGGCGAGCGCGTGACCATCATCTTCAATGGTGAAAAGGTGGTGGACAATGCCGTGCTGGAAAACTTCTTCGCCAACAAAAAGGCCGGTTACCTGGCCTACGTGAAGCCGAAGGAAGGCGAAGTGGCTCCGCCAAAACCCGCCGGATTCATGAAGGACCCCGCCTTCGCCAAAGGCCCTATCCAGCTCCAGACGCACGGCAGCGAGATCCGCTGGCGCAATGTTTTCATCCGTGAAATCAGCCCTGAGGAGGCTAACAAAGCCCTGGCCGCCGATGAGGAAGGTTTCACCGAAATGGTCAACGGCAAGGACCTGAGCAACTGGCAGGGTTCCGTGGAAAACTATGAGATGAAGGACGGCGCCATCTACTGCAAATCCGGCAAAGGCGGCAACCTGCTGAGCAAGGAAGAATTCGGCGACTGCGTCATCCGCACCGAATTCATCCTCCCGCCAGCCGGCAACAACGGCATCGCCCTGCGCACCGGCCTGGAAGGCAATGCAGCCGCCGGCGGCCTGGAGATCCAGGTCATTGATAGCGACGGCTACAACGCCAAAATGGCTGCCGCAGGCAAACCCGGCCTCAAGGAATACCAGTATCACGGCTCCATTTATCACCTCATCGGTGCCAAGCACGGCTACCTCCGCCCCGTCGGCGAATGGAACTACCAGGAAGTCACCGTCAAAGGCAACCACATCACCGTGACCCTGAACGGCACGAAGATCCTGGATGCCAATCTGGACGAAGTGGACCGCAGCAAGCTGGACCCCAAGCAGACCCCAAAAGGCCTGGACAAGAAGAGCGGCTTCATCGGCTTCGCCGGTCACAATGACCCCGTCGGCTTCCGCAGCTTCCGCGTAAAGAAGCTGTAG
- a CDS encoding Gfo/Idh/MocA family oxidoreductase, which yields MNRQPAFTSRRTFLRHTALAATALSASRVLGANETVRVAAIGVGGQGTGNAKRFAKVPGVEIAYVCDPDTVALDRAKQAFPNAKTTQDLRHVMDDKSIDAVIVSTGNHWHVLASIWACQAGKDVYVEKPISHNIWEGRQLVAAARKYNRIVQGGTQQRSDPFHDELKAYLDTGALGKMKYVRCNHYGMRATIGKRDTPLTPPTTVDYNLWLGPAQDEPILREKFHYDWHWNWNTGNGELGNWGPHILDDLRNVVFRDKVTLPKRVLAGGGRYGWNDAGETPNTHFLYYDTGVVPVIMDVHNLPRQKGMKAPDVYLRRRTSAFLVIECEGGYYAGGRGGGSAHDPEGKVIQKFKGDGGSTHAANFISAVRSRKTSDLKAEIEQIHFSSAWCHLGNISYRLGQSGDLDLAKSRLKDFQPWQEVIEDLPAHLKANEVTLKDGDVRVGPILEIDTEKETFIGESATPEALALLKREYREGFAVPESV from the coding sequence ATGAACCGCCAACCCGCCTTCACGAGCCGTCGTACATTTCTCCGTCACACGGCGCTTGCCGCCACCGCCCTTTCCGCCTCGCGGGTTCTGGGGGCCAATGAAACGGTCCGCGTGGCCGCCATCGGCGTCGGCGGCCAGGGCACGGGCAATGCCAAACGGTTCGCCAAGGTACCCGGAGTGGAAATCGCGTATGTTTGTGATCCTGATACCGTGGCGCTGGACCGCGCCAAGCAGGCCTTTCCCAATGCGAAGACCACCCAGGACCTGCGCCATGTGATGGATGACAAAAGCATTGATGCCGTCATCGTCTCCACCGGCAACCACTGGCATGTGCTGGCATCCATCTGGGCCTGCCAGGCAGGCAAGGATGTCTATGTGGAAAAACCCATTTCCCATAACATCTGGGAAGGCCGCCAGCTCGTGGCGGCTGCGCGCAAATACAACCGCATCGTCCAGGGCGGCACGCAGCAGCGGAGCGACCCATTTCATGACGAGCTGAAGGCCTATCTGGACACCGGCGCATTGGGCAAGATGAAGTATGTCCGCTGCAACCACTACGGCATGCGCGCCACCATCGGCAAGCGCGACACCCCGCTCACACCGCCCACGACTGTGGACTACAATCTCTGGTTAGGCCCGGCCCAGGACGAGCCCATCCTGCGGGAAAAATTCCACTACGACTGGCACTGGAACTGGAACACCGGCAACGGGGAGCTGGGCAACTGGGGCCCCCATATTCTGGATGACCTGCGCAACGTGGTCTTCCGCGACAAGGTCACCCTGCCCAAGCGCGTGCTGGCAGGCGGCGGACGTTATGGCTGGAACGATGCTGGCGAGACACCCAATACCCACTTCCTCTATTATGACACCGGCGTGGTGCCCGTCATCATGGACGTTCATAACCTGCCCCGCCAGAAAGGCATGAAAGCGCCGGACGTCTATCTCCGCCGCCGCACCAGCGCCTTCCTCGTCATCGAGTGCGAGGGCGGCTACTACGCCGGCGGGCGTGGCGGCGGCTCTGCCCATGATCCGGAGGGCAAGGTCATCCAGAAATTTAAAGGCGACGGCGGCAGCACCCACGCGGCCAATTTCATCTCCGCCGTACGCTCCCGCAAAACCAGCGACCTCAAGGCCGAGATCGAGCAGATCCACTTCTCCAGCGCCTGGTGCCATCTGGGCAACATCTCCTACAGGCTCGGCCAGTCAGGCGATCTGGATCTGGCCAAGTCCCGTCTCAAAGACTTCCAGCCCTGGCAGGAAGTCATCGAAGACCTGCCCGCTCATCTCAAGGCCAATGAGGTGACCTTGAAAGACGGTGACGTCCGCGTCGGCCCCATCCTGGAGATTGATACCGAAAAAGAAACCTTCATCGGTGAGTCCGCCACCCCCGAAGCCCTGGCCCTGCTGAAGCGCGAGTACCGTGAAGGGTTTGCCGTCCCGGAATCTGTGTAA
- a CDS encoding histidine triad nucleotide-binding protein — protein sequence MSEKTIFQKIVDREIPAPLVYEDDLVAAFNDIAPQAPIHVLIVPKKVIPRVGEAEAEDQATLGALLLAAGKIAEKLGVKDRSKGFRLVINHGRDGGETVPHLHVHLLAGRDLTWPPG from the coding sequence ATGTCCGAAAAAACCATTTTCCAAAAGATCGTGGACCGCGAGATCCCGGCCCCGCTGGTGTATGAAGACGACCTGGTGGCCGCCTTCAACGACATCGCTCCACAGGCACCCATCCATGTGCTGATCGTGCCGAAGAAAGTCATTCCTCGTGTGGGAGAGGCGGAGGCGGAAGACCAGGCCACCCTGGGCGCCCTGCTGCTGGCCGCAGGAAAAATCGCCGAAAAGCTGGGCGTCAAAGACCGCAGCAAAGGCTTCCGGCTGGTGATCAATCACGGCCGTGACGGGGGCGAGACAGTGCCGCATCTGCACGTTCACCTGCTGGCTGGCCGTGACCTGACCTGGCCTCCGGGTTAA
- a CDS encoding ion transporter encodes MNPPRLRFLDALVLLLSIYAILALLIDRLVPLEANVRELMDILDLVVCAVFFSDFAIRFRRAESKTTFMQWGWIDLLSCIPAGLFSLGRAVRIVQILRILRAFRSARAIMCYLHKQRARSMAGTTVLMAIVLLLFSMISILVVENEPNSNIKSPMDALWWGITTMTTVGYGDHFPVTVEGRFVAMILMITGVGLFGVLTGLFARFFVEPELKRDDGEMKELLNEMRQMRLRLESIERRFTDTQTP; translated from the coding sequence ATGAATCCACCCCGCCTGCGTTTTCTGGATGCCCTGGTTCTGCTGCTTTCCATTTATGCGATTCTGGCCCTGCTGATTGATCGTCTGGTTCCGCTGGAAGCCAATGTACGAGAACTCATGGACATTCTCGACCTTGTTGTCTGCGCGGTATTCTTCAGTGACTTTGCCATCCGCTTTCGCCGTGCAGAATCTAAAACGACCTTCATGCAATGGGGCTGGATAGATCTGCTGTCCTGTATCCCTGCCGGTCTTTTTTCACTGGGACGGGCGGTTCGCATTGTCCAGATCTTACGCATCCTGAGGGCCTTCCGCTCGGCACGGGCCATCATGTGCTACTTGCACAAGCAGCGGGCACGCAGCATGGCAGGAACGACGGTGCTCATGGCCATTGTGCTTCTGTTGTTCTCCATGATCTCAATTCTCGTCGTTGAGAACGAGCCGAATTCCAACATCAAATCTCCCATGGATGCACTGTGGTGGGGGATCACGACGATGACGACCGTGGGCTATGGCGACCACTTTCCCGTGACGGTGGAGGGCCGGTTTGTAGCCATGATCCTGATGATCACCGGCGTGGGATTGTTCGGTGTGCTGACGGGTTTGTTCGCCCGGTTCTTTGTGGAGCCGGAGTTGAAGCGGGACGACGGCGAAATGAAGGAACTGCTGAATGAGATGCGGCAGATGAGGCTGCGTCTCGAAAGTATCGAAAGGCGCTTCACGGACACGCAGACGCCTTGA